In one Nocardia tengchongensis genomic region, the following are encoded:
- a CDS encoding leucyl aminopeptidase produces the protein MTAVADRSLGPELARTEGIGDADVLVIGLTSTDNGPEIAPADAFEDVLDGETRDALLSALRAVGAKGKGEEVTRVPAPAGLGVDYVLAVGLGAADKVDAEQVRKSAGAAGRALTGVATAVTTLSGLDLGAAAEGFYLGAYQFTTFKSAKTAPKADDQPVKRVEFLVPTADSGEEELFRSQAIAEAVATARDFVNTPPSDLYPAEFANRAAELAKAAGLQVEILGETELETQGYGGILGVGKGSSRPPRLIRITYAGGDPKVALIGKGITFDTGGISIKPAAGMENMTSDMGGAAAVIATVLLAARLSLPLTVIATVPMAENMPSSTAQRPGDVLTQFGGTTVEVINTDAEGRLILADALVRAGQDEPDYIIDVATLTGAQMVALGTRTPGVMGTDAFRDRVARISQAIGENAWAMPLPAELRADLNSKIADLQNVAPHRWGGMLSAGLFLKEFVAEGTQWAHLDVAGPAYNTGGPFGYIGKGGTGVPVRTLISTLEDIAAE, from the coding sequence ATGACAGCTGTTGCAGATCGTTCGCTCGGACCGGAACTCGCTCGCACCGAGGGCATCGGGGATGCCGATGTCCTCGTGATCGGACTCACCTCGACGGACAACGGGCCGGAGATCGCACCGGCCGACGCCTTCGAGGATGTGCTCGACGGCGAGACCCGGGACGCGCTGCTGAGCGCGCTGCGGGCGGTCGGGGCCAAGGGCAAGGGTGAAGAGGTCACCCGGGTGCCGGCGCCCGCCGGACTGGGCGTGGACTACGTGCTCGCGGTCGGGCTCGGCGCGGCCGACAAGGTGGATGCCGAACAGGTGCGCAAGTCCGCCGGTGCGGCCGGGCGGGCGCTGACCGGCGTCGCCACCGCGGTCACCACGCTGTCGGGGCTGGACCTGGGCGCCGCGGCCGAGGGCTTCTACCTGGGCGCGTACCAGTTCACCACGTTCAAGTCCGCCAAGACCGCACCCAAGGCCGACGACCAGCCGGTCAAGCGCGTCGAATTCCTGGTTCCCACAGCGGATTCCGGTGAAGAGGAACTGTTCCGGTCGCAGGCCATCGCCGAAGCCGTCGCCACCGCGCGCGACTTCGTGAACACCCCGCCGAGCGACCTGTACCCGGCCGAATTCGCCAACCGCGCCGCCGAACTCGCCAAGGCCGCCGGACTCCAGGTCGAGATCCTCGGCGAGACCGAACTCGAAACCCAGGGCTACGGCGGCATTCTCGGCGTCGGCAAGGGCTCCTCGCGGCCGCCGCGCCTGATCCGCATCACCTACGCGGGCGGCGACCCCAAGGTGGCGCTCATCGGCAAGGGCATCACCTTCGACACCGGCGGCATCTCCATCAAGCCCGCGGCCGGCATGGAGAACATGACCTCCGACATGGGCGGCGCGGCGGCCGTCATCGCCACCGTGCTGCTGGCGGCGCGACTGAGCCTGCCGCTCACCGTCATCGCCACCGTGCCGATGGCCGAGAACATGCCCTCGTCCACCGCGCAGCGGCCCGGCGACGTGCTCACCCAGTTCGGCGGCACCACCGTCGAGGTGATCAACACCGACGCCGAGGGCCGGCTCATCCTCGCCGACGCGCTGGTCCGCGCGGGTCAGGACGAACCGGACTACATCATCGACGTCGCCACCCTCACCGGCGCGCAGATGGTGGCGCTGGGCACCCGCACCCCGGGCGTCATGGGCACCGACGCCTTCCGCGACCGCGTCGCGCGCATCTCGCAGGCCATCGGCGAGAACGCCTGGGCCATGCCGCTTCCCGCGGAACTGCGCGCCGACCTGAACTCCAAGATCGCCGATCTGCAGAACGTGGCGCCGCACCGCTGGGGCGGAATGCTGTCGGCGGGGCTGTTCCTGAAGGAATTCGTCGCCGAGGGCACGCAGTGGGCGCACCTCGACGTCGCCGGGCCCGCCTACAACACCGGCGGGCCGTTCGGCTACATCGGCAAGGGCGGCACCGGCGTCCCGGTCCGCACCCTGATCAGCACCCTCGAGGACATCGCCGCCGAGTAA
- a CDS encoding GTP-binding protein, whose product MAKARFQRTKPHVNVGTIGHIDHGKTTLTAAITRVLHDRYPDLNPFTPSRPSTRPPRSASAASPSPSRTWNTKRRTAITRTSTAPATPTTSRT is encoded by the coding sequence GTGGCGAAGGCGAGATTCCAGCGGACGAAGCCGCATGTCAATGTCGGCACCATCGGCCATATCGACCACGGCAAAACCACTCTCACCGCCGCGATCACCCGGGTCCTGCACGACCGATATCCCGACCTGAACCCCTTCACCCCTTCGAGGCCATCGACAAGGCCCCCGAGGAGCGCCAGCGCGGCATCACCATCTCCATCGCGCACGTGGAATACCAAACGGAGAACCGCCATTACGCGCACGTCGACTGCCCCGGCCACGCCGACTACATCAAGAACATGA